The Ciconia boyciana chromosome 22, ASM3463844v1, whole genome shotgun sequence genome has a window encoding:
- the VPS25 gene encoding vacuolar protein-sorting-associated protein 25, which yields MSFAWPWQYSFPPFFTLQPNGETRQKQLSAWCALALAYSQRHRLPAMTVREAQDSPLFANRRLQRKLPLESIQVVLEELRKNGNLEWLDKNKTSFLIMWRRPEEWGKLIYQWVSKNGLTNSVFTLYELASGDDTENEEFHGLDETMLLRALQALQQEHKAEIITLDDGRGVKFF from the exons ATGAGCTTCGCGTGGCCCTGGCAGTACAGCTTCCCGCCCTTCTTCAC GCTGCAGCCCAACGGCGAGACGCGGCAGAAGCAGCTCTCGGCCTGGTGCGCGCTGGCGCTCGCCTACAGCCAGCGGCACCGGCTGCCCGCCATGACGGTGCGGGAGGCCCAGGACAGCCCGCTCTTCGCCAACCGCCGCCTGCAGC GGAAGCTGCCGCTGGAGTCCATCCAGGTGGTGCTGGAGGAGCTCCGCAAGAACG GGAACCTGGAATGGTTAGataagaacaaaaccagttttctgATCATGTGGAGGAGACCAGAAGAATGGGGAAAGCTCATCTACCAGTGG GTGTCAAAGAACGGCTTGACCAACTCTGTGTTCACGCTGTATGAACTAGCCAGCGGAGATGATACAGAGAATGAAG AGTTCCATGGCTTAGATGAGACTATGCTGCTCCGTGCCCTGCAAGCCTTGCAGCAAGAGCACAAGGCTGAAATTATCACGCTGGACGATGGTCGAGGCGTCAAGTTCTTCTGA
- the RAMP2 gene encoding receptor activity-modifying protein 2 isoform X2, whose product MAPRTQTGSGRLSRGLLLLWAFLGTGFCHAGAEAEGFGQDARTSPPMAMFNWTAQLMEETYANITQKCWEFFVDLMRNVTASELCEWKVISRPYSLLQACLEGWADHLHYGYPNALAEQYIFQSHHRYFHNCTLEHQVYFDPPEDVLLAMIIAPICLIPFLVTLVIWRSKDGKAQP is encoded by the exons ATGGCACCGCGCACGCAGACGGGCTCCGGCCGGCTCTCCCGagggctcctgctgctctggg CATTCCTGGGGACCGGGTTCTGCCACGCGGGCGCCGAGGCCGAGGGCTTCGGCCAGGATGCCAGGACAAGCCCGCCCATGGCCATGTTCAACTGGACGGCCCAGCTCATGG AGGAGACGTACGCCAACATCACGCAGAAGTGCTGGGAGTTCTTCGTCGACCTGATGAGGAACGTGACGGCATCGGAGCTGTGCGAGTGGAAAGTCATCAGCAG GCCCTACAGCTTGCTGCAGGCCTGCCTGGAGGGCTGGGCTGACCACCTGCACTACGGCTACCCCAACGCGCTGGCGGAGCAGTACATCTTCCAGAGCCACCACCGCTACTTCCACAACTGCACCCTGGAGCACCAGGTCTACTTCGACCCGCCCGAGGACGTGCTGCTGGCCATGATCATCGCCCCCATCTGCCTCATCCCCTTCCTGGTCACCCTGGTCATCTGGCGCAGCAAGGACGGCAAGGCCCAGCCCTAG
- the RAMP2 gene encoding receptor activity-modifying protein 2 isoform X1 gives MSSLGLSPVLGRERRRLAGPGSFWLVLRCGGMRAPQAGAVPGARGSGRAGRAPGRAVRKEGVRAKDWQRWPSLCPLPTSLPAAASHPQAGLTLPSPAAGRGQACPGGASHGAGARVSRKPRCRGRGSPRCPHARRQRLSGDITLPRPLPPAAGLPALHAGEEGFHNPAQTGLKRNTQPAGFCRMAPRTQTGSGRLSRGLLLLWAFLGTGFCHAGAEAEGFGQDARTSPPMAMFNWTAQLMEETYANITQKCWEFFVDLMRNVTASELCEWKVISRPYSLLQACLEGWADHLHYGYPNALAEQYIFQSHHRYFHNCTLEHQVYFDPPEDVLLAMIIAPICLIPFLVTLVIWRSKDGKAQP, from the exons ATGAGCTCACTCGGCCTCAGCCCAGTCCTCGGGCGGGAACGCCGCAGACTCGCGGGGCCAGGGTCGTTCTGGCTGGTGCTGCGCTGCGGGGGGATGCGGGCCCCGCAGGCGGGAGCTGTGCCAGGAGCGAGGGGCTCTGGCAGAGCCGGGcgggcgccgggccgggcggtgCGGAAGGAAGGCGTCAGGGCCAAGGACTGGCAACGTTGGCCAagcctctgccctctccccacctccctgcctgcgGCGGCCTCGCACCCACAGGCAGGTCTCACCCTTCCCTCcccggctgcaggcaggggccaGGCTTGCCCCGGCGGTGCCAGCCACGGGGCAGGTGCCCGGGTGAGCCGGAAGCCGCGGTGTCGGGGCCGTGGgtccccccgctgcccccacgCCAGGCGGCAGCGCCTGTCCGGGGACATTACGCTTCCCCGTCCACTCCCCCCGGCTGCCGGGCTGCCTGCCCTCCACGCAGGAGAAGAGGGATTTCACAACCCAGCCCAGACAGGATTAAAGAGAAATACACAA CCGGCAGGCTTTTGCAGGATGGCACCGCGCACGCAGACGGGCTCCGGCCGGCTCTCCCGagggctcctgctgctctggg CATTCCTGGGGACCGGGTTCTGCCACGCGGGCGCCGAGGCCGAGGGCTTCGGCCAGGATGCCAGGACAAGCCCGCCCATGGCCATGTTCAACTGGACGGCCCAGCTCATGG AGGAGACGTACGCCAACATCACGCAGAAGTGCTGGGAGTTCTTCGTCGACCTGATGAGGAACGTGACGGCATCGGAGCTGTGCGAGTGGAAAGTCATCAGCAG GCCCTACAGCTTGCTGCAGGCCTGCCTGGAGGGCTGGGCTGACCACCTGCACTACGGCTACCCCAACGCGCTGGCGGAGCAGTACATCTTCCAGAGCCACCACCGCTACTTCCACAACTGCACCCTGGAGCACCAGGTCTACTTCGACCCGCCCGAGGACGTGCTGCTGGCCATGATCATCGCCCCCATCTGCCTCATCCCCTTCCTGGTCACCCTGGTCATCTGGCGCAGCAAGGACGGCAAGGCCCAGCCCTAG